The genomic region TGTTCGGGAGCGGGTCAGGTGTTCGAGGTCAGCGCGTTCCTCGGGCGTCAGGTCACGTGTGGGCAGGGGACGGGGCATCGGGCACCTCCAGCAAGCAGATGCCCGTATTATAGCAGATACTTACCGGATGGACCACTTAGAAGGAGCCTGGCTATGATTGATCCAGAGAGCCAAAGGGCTTTAAGGCGAGAGATCGTAGAGCGTATGATGGCTGATCGCGTGGTTCTTGATAAGCTAAGGGAAGAAATTCGCCCCCTGCGTGGCGCGATCCGGCTCATTCAGCCAAGGACAACAACATCCATATCCCTGGTGGCAACTGATGGGGGAAATAATAGCTTGCAATTTGACCCCTTTTTGATGCAGCTTGTGAGGATTGTTGATTCTAGTAATAATGAGTATTGTCTGGAAGCTATTACCCCCACGACCAGTGTTGCCAGCCTCAGTGCCAGACAATTCAACGAAGATGGGAGTCCAAGCACTCCGCTTGGGGAAGTGATGGCCTATTTAGGCGTGAGCCACCTGCAAGACCTCAGTCCTATGATCCGCAGTGATGCCGATGGTCGGCCAACCAGCCCAAGTTGGATACAGGATTATAGAGAACTTGTTGAATGGGCAATCCTCTTTCACCTCTTGAGGAAGAAGGACTTTGGAACAGATACATTAATTATCTATGATGGTTTGCTTCGTAGCAAAGTCTTTGCTGGGGATTTGTTTAAGCAATACCTGATGGGTATTGGTGAGGGCATTGAGGCCCAGAAACGGAAAAATCGCAGAAAGTTGTATCTGGCCGGTGTTGCTAAACAGAGCAAGGTTCTTACACGCTATCGGCTGGCAATGATGCTTGAGAATATCCTCACGACAGATTACCCTGCATACTTGGAGATTCCTAGGGAGATCGAGGAAAAGTCTTACCTCTGGAGAGAATATGCCCACGATGATGGTCAGTTTGTTGGGGGCAAGCTGTTCTTTGTGAAGTTTGGGAGTAACCGTCGTGATCCGATCTGGCCGATTGATATTTATCTCTCCCAGGTATCTGAAGCGCAAGATATTCTTGGTTACATGTTGGCAGATGCTATCAACGGGTTCCCTGTCCCGTTTTATCCGCTCTGCCTCCAAAAAGCTCATGAGAGCGCAGCTTTAGTAGACTTTGATTTTGCTGTGCTACAAGATTACATCTATGAGGGCATCCGCCGCGCCCTTGATGATGAGGCTCCAGTGCTGGATACCTTTCGTCTCCAAGTGGATGATCCAGCGCGCAGGCGCTATGAATAGGGGAGCTTGCCGATGGGTTCTATCGACCTCTTCTCCCGCGCTCATATTGTTGGTGTCTTTCGTGGTTTCCGCGAAGGTGGTCTGGAGTTTCATGCAGATTTAACCCTTCCCTACAAGAGCCATTTCCAAAGCATCCCGATGCACGGACAGTTTCTTCTGGTTCAACTAGAAACACCCGATGCTGCGGTGCTTGGAAGAATCGTTTCTCTTTCTTCAGAAGGCAAACTTGCTAGCGGTTCCGGTGAGGAGTTTAATATCCGCGCCGTTCAAGATAATCGCCCTATCCCTGAAGATTTACGCAAGCAATATCTGAAATACCGTGTCAATATTCGAGTACTTGGCGTGCTGAGAATAAACGCGCATGGGAAGTTGGTCTTTGCTCCATCACATCGTAGGCTCCCTCATGTCGGTAGCCCGGTGGCTTTTCCTTCTGAAGAAGTGTTACGGGAAATCGCTGGACACAATAGAAATGGGGCCTCCATCGGCTACTTAGCCTTGGGGGAATATATCTACGCTCAGAAAGGGCAGGATGTTGTTATCGAGGATTGGATGCAGATGATGGAACAACCGGATGTGCTTATCAAATTTCCCATTGAAAATCTTGTCTCCCGACGCTCGTTCATTCTGGCGCGCGCAGGGTTCGGTAAATCAAATCTCAACAAATTACTCTTTAGCAAGCTTTATGAGCAGACGCCCACTGTTAAAAAGCGTAGTGGCAAACAAGTTCCTGTTGGGACGATTATTTTTGACCGCGATGGAGAGTATTTCTGGCCTGATGATAAAGGGCGGGCTGGACTATGTGATGTTCCTACTTTGCAAGATAAGTTGGTGGTCTTTACGTCACGTAAGGCTCCGAGTGCTTTTTATCAGTCGTTTGTTGCCGGGGGGATCAAATTAGACCTTCGTCGGCTCAAGCCAGCCGATGTCATTGGCATTGCGCTTTCAGCAGAGCGGCAAGAACAGCAAAATGTGCGTAAGCTCGCAGCGGTGTCCCAGGAAGGTTGGGTGGAACTGGTAAATCTCATCTCCCCTAATAAAAACCAAACTCCTCTTAAGGAGATTATGCGCCTTCTTCAACTTGACAACAAGCAAGAAATTGAGGCGCTGGCTGCACGTGGAAACATGACTACCATTGTGCAAATGCTTCATGACCCCGGAAGCCAACTCATGGATATGCTATTTGGCGCTCTTTCTGAAGGGAAGCTATGTATTGTTGATGTCTCGCAGATGCGTAGCGGCCCGGCTCTGGTTCTTTCAGGTTTGATTCTACGACAGATATTTGACAGAAATCAAGCAGAGTTTACTGCCGCAGAACCAAAAACTATTCCTACCATTGCAGTTGTTGAGGAAGCACAGGCCGTGCTGAATGAGCGAGCCTCGGCTGCGGAACCTTATATCACCTGGGTAAAGGAGGGTCGCAAATACGACCTTGGGGCCTTACTCATTACACAGCAGCCGGGGAGTATCCCTACGGAAATACTCAGCCAGGGAGATAACTGGTTCATTTTCCATCTGCTTTCATCCGCCGATCTTCTGAACCTCCAGCGTGCC from Ktedonobacterales bacterium harbors:
- a CDS encoding ATP-binding protein; translated protein: MGSIDLFSRAHIVGVFRGFREGGLEFHADLTLPYKSHFQSIPMHGQFLLVQLETPDAAVLGRIVSLSSEGKLASGSGEEFNIRAVQDNRPIPEDLRKQYLKYRVNIRVLGVLRINAHGKLVFAPSHRRLPHVGSPVAFPSEEVLREIAGHNRNGASIGYLALGEYIYAQKGQDVVIEDWMQMMEQPDVLIKFPIENLVSRRSFILARAGFGKSNLNKLLFSKLYEQTPTVKKRSGKQVPVGTIIFDRDGEYFWPDDKGRAGLCDVPTLQDKLVVFTSRKAPSAFYQSFVAGGIKLDLRRLKPADVIGIALSAERQEQQNVRKLAAVSQEGWVELVNLISPNKNQTPLKEIMRLLQLDNKQEIEALAARGNMTTIVQMLHDPGSQLMDMLFGALSEGKLCIVDVSQMRSGPALVLSGLILRQIFDRNQAEFTAAEPKTIPTIAVVEEAQAVLNERASAAEPYITWVKEGRKYDLGALLITQQPGSIPTEILSQGDNWFIFHLLSSADLLNLQRANAHFSEDLLSTLLNEPIAGQGVFWSSVSGTPYPVPLRVLSFEHMYSALDPTYTKGSVDTFARRLQAEYQHLIKQALLHKQGDMAKPDVTAQEDQLTADEVDQEGPDVLEICKRKALEALEHDAGFMQKMQNEGVSWGFIVKFLEEYFPSTFQDRNRIALNLVRTALDTFFGREGEGWHSYRDLERNNRLYVRAGKG